A window from Gallus gallus isolate bGalGal1 chromosome 7, bGalGal1.mat.broiler.GRCg7b, whole genome shotgun sequence encodes these proteins:
- the LOC124418121 gene encoding translation initiation factor IF-2-like: MAETTAEPHRLTSSPCRLPPFPTWRSPQRPARTAPPLLAAVPLFTFPEARLYGQGRGGGGARGVARGAPGRRLERVPFVSGARRGRWCRRAGGGASRGEAAGSAALGRRRAREGGGAGPPLAGQPGVGEGAGGAEEPSRSPPRGHGCARPRSEPREAGRAGAEAARGALRRKRRGSAVLRRGGRSSAERGRASGPPRRGLAPAAPRPTSVGAAGGGVAAGAGLRSRLAAGGWAGGRP, translated from the coding sequence ATGGCAGAGACGACAGCAGAACCGCACCGCCTCACCAGCTCACCCTGCCGCCTCCCCCCATTCCCAACATGGCGGAGCCCCCAACGACCCGCGCGCACAGCACCGCCCCTCCTGGCGGCGGTGCCCCTCTTTACCTTCCCGGAGGCCCGCCTCTATGGTCAggggcgcggcgggggcggggcgCGAGGGGTGGCGCGCGGCGCCCCGGGCCGGCGGTTGGAGCGAGTCCCCTTTGTGTCTGGCGCGAGGCGCGGCCGTTGGTGTCGGCGGGCGGGAGGGGGCGCGAGCCGCGGCGAGGCGGCGGGCTCTGCGGCCCTCGGCCGGCGGAGGGCACGGGAAGGAGGCGGCGCGGGACCGCCCCTCGCCGGCCAGCCCGGCGTCGGGGAAGGCGCTGGCGGCGCGGAGGAACCgagccgctccccgccccgcgggCACGGctgcgcccggccccgctcggAGCCGAGAGAGGCCGGCCGGGCTGGCGCTGAAGCGGCTCGCGGAGCgctgagaaggaagaggagggggagCGCCGTCCTCCGGCGCGGGGGAAGAAGCTCCGCGGAACGCGGCCGGGCGTCGGGGCCGCCGAGGAGGGGCCTcgctcccgccgccccgcgccccacCTCTGTCGGGGCGGCCGGGGGTGGCGTCGCCGCGGGGGCCGGGCTGCGGAGCCGGCTGGCGGCGGGCGGATGGGCCGGGGGGCGGCCGTAG